One Physeter macrocephalus isolate SW-GA chromosome 10, ASM283717v5, whole genome shotgun sequence DNA window includes the following coding sequences:
- the FOXO3 gene encoding forkhead box protein O3 isoform X3 has protein sequence MRVQNEGTGKSSWWIINPDGGKSGKAPRRRAVSMDNSNKYTKSRGRAAKKKAALQTATESADDSPSQLSKWPGSPTSRSSDELDAWTDFRSRTNSNASTVSGRLSPILASTELDDVQDDDAPLSPMLYSSSASLSPSVSKPCTVELPRLTDMAGTMNLNDGLADNLMDDLLDNIALPASQPSPPGGLMQRSSSFPYTTKGSGLGSPTSSFSSTVFGPSSLNSLRQSPMQTIQENKPATFSSMSHYGNQTLQDLLTSDSLSHSDVMMTQSDPLMSQASTAVSAQNSRRNVMLRSDPMMSFAAQPNQGSLVNQNLLHHQHQTQGALGGSRALSSSVSNMGLSDSSNLGSAKHQQQSPVSQSMQTLSDSLSGSSLYSASAHLPVMGHEKFPSDLDLDMFNGSLECDMESIIRSELMDADGLDFNFDSLISTQNVVGLNVGSFTGAKQASSQSWVPG, from the coding sequence ATGCGGGTTCAGAATGAGGGGACCGGCAAGAGCTCATGGTGGATCATCAACCCCGACGGGGGAAAGAGTGGGAAGGCGCCCCGGCGGCGGGCCGTCTCCATGGACAACAGCAACAAGTACACCAAGAGCCGGGGCCGTGCAGCCAAGAAGAAGGCAGCCCTGCAGACCGCCACCGAGTCAGCAGACGACAGTCCCTCCCAGCTCTCCAAGTGGCCCGGCAGCCCCACGTCTCGCAGCAGTGATGAGCTGGATGCGTGGACCGACTTCCGCTCACGTACCAATTCCAATGCCAGCACAGTCAGCGGCCGCCTGTCCCCCATCCTGGCTAGCACGGAGTTGGACGACGTTCAGGATGATGACGCGCCACTCTCCCCCATGCTCTACAGCAGCTCGGCCAGCCTGTCCCCCTCCGTCAGCAAGCCGTGCACCGTGGAGCTGCCCCGCCTGACCGACATGGCGGGCACCATGAATCTGAACGATGGGCTGGCCGACAACCTCATGGACGACCTGCTGGACAACATCGCGCTCCCTGCGTCCCAGCCGTCGCCCCCCGGGGGCCTCATGCAGCGCAGCTCCAGCTTCCCATACACCACCAAGGGCTCCGGCCTGGGCTCCCCCACCAGCTCCTTCAGCAGCACGGTGTTTGGCCCCTCGTCTCTGAACTCCCTGCGTCAGTCTCCCATGCAGACCATCCAAGAGAACAAGCCAGCCACCTTCTCTTCCATGTCGCACTACGGCAACCAGACACTCCAGGACCTGCTCACGTCGGACTCACTCAGCCACAGCGATGTCATGATGACCCAGTCGGACCCCTTGATGTCTCAGGCCAGCACCGCTGTGTCCGCCCAGAACTCCCGCCGGAACGTGATGCTTCGCAGTGATCCAATGATGTCCTTTGCCGCCCAGCCTAACCAGGGGAGTCTGGTCAATCAGAACTTGCTCCACCACCAGCACCAAACCCAGGGTGCTCTCGGTGGCAGCCGTGCCTTGTCAAGTTCCGTCAGCAACATGGGCTTGAGCGATTCCAGCAACCTCGGGTCAGCCAAACACCAGCAGCAGTCTCCTGTCAGCCAGTCTATGCAAACCCTCTCGGACTCTCTCTCAGGCTCCTCCTTGTACTCAGCTAGTGCACACCTTCCCGTCATGGGCCATGAGAAGTTCCCCAGCGACTTGGACCTGGACATGTTCAATGGGAGCTTGGAATGTGACATGGAGTCCATTATCCGTAGCGAACTCATGGATGCTGATGGGTTGGATTTTAACTTTGATTCCCTCATCTCCACACAGAACGTTGTTGGTTTGAATGTGGGGAGCTTCACTGGTGCTAAGCAGGCCTCATCTCAGAGCTGGGTGCCAGGCTGA